The Candidatus Bathyarchaeia archaeon genome has a segment encoding these proteins:
- a CDS encoding sugar phosphate isomerase/epimerase family protein has translation MAKIKLGVIVSLRRGNLEEEIEKVHKYGFPTCQVACWDMNLYERDVAHYLKKLSSKYDVEVTAVWAGLPGKYVWNFIDGPSTIGLVPIETREVRVKALKKASDFTRDLGVENIATHVGFIPENPRDPIYISLIDTLKDVAEYCADNGQFFLFETGQETPITLLRTIEDVGADNLGVNFDPANLLMYGKANPVDALDILGKYVRGVHAKDGEYPTNGRELGKEKPLGEGRVNFPSLISKLKALGYNGAITIEREIQGPQQIEDILRAKKILEGLI, from the coding sequence ATGGCTAAGATTAAGCTCGGCGTAATAGTTTCTCTAAGAAGGGGGAATTTGGAGGAGGAGATTGAAAAGGTTCACAAATACGGTTTTCCAACATGCCAGGTCGCATGCTGGGACATGAACCTATACGAACGTGATGTTGCCCATTATCTCAAGAAACTGTCCAGCAAATATGACGTTGAGGTTACAGCTGTGTGGGCCGGCCTGCCCGGCAAATACGTCTGGAACTTTATAGATGGCCCCAGCACAATAGGTCTAGTGCCCATAGAAACGAGAGAGGTGCGCGTAAAAGCATTGAAAAAGGCTTCCGATTTTACTAGGGATTTGGGCGTTGAGAACATAGCTACGCATGTTGGCTTCATACCGGAGAACCCTAGAGACCCCATTTATATTTCGCTTATAGATACGCTTAAAGACGTTGCTGAGTACTGCGCGGACAATGGGCAGTTCTTCCTTTTTGAGACGGGGCAGGAAACGCCTATAACGCTCCTTAGGACAATAGAGGATGTTGGGGCAGACAACCTCGGAGTAAACTTTGATCCAGCGAATCTCCTGATGTATGGGAAAGCTAACCCGGTAGATGCCTTAGACATCCTTGGGAAATATGTTCGCGGAGTTCATGCAAAGGACGGTGAATATCCTACTAATGGGCGGGAGCTGGGTAAAGAGAAGCCCTTAGGGGAAGGCAGAGTGAACTTTCCATCTTTGATATCGAAGCTCAAGGCGCTGGGCTATAATGGCGCCATAACCATAGAGCGTGAAATACAAGGACCACAGCAGATAGAAGATATATTGAGGGCTAAGAAAATACTAGAGGGGCTCATTTAA
- a CDS encoding EamA family transporter: MKRRSWALMAAVVSIWGFNWTVMKVGLNFVSPLNLISQRLLLASIALSPVLILERKKIPRDANTWLKLVFNSIVNATGMASTHIGLLYETSGLSSILTYTQPLFVFCLAALFLNEKITMVRVLGAALGFLGVVIIYVERVSQITLSSATLFLIAGAFLWAVTTIYYKKFLTHVNPEIVNVVQFPIGTVFLITVTSMLDKLTFSVDITYILSILYIAILGSAVASTIWLALIRIEEATIVSTSSLAVPAAALFFGWIFLKEPVRPSLLLGFALILTGIYLVNKH; the protein is encoded by the coding sequence TTGAAAAGACGAAGCTGGGCGCTTATGGCCGCGGTGGTTTCAATATGGGGTTTCAACTGGACTGTTATGAAAGTGGGGTTGAATTTTGTTAGTCCACTAAACCTTATCTCGCAGAGGCTTTTATTGGCTTCAATAGCGCTATCACCAGTCTTAATACTTGAGAGAAAAAAGATTCCGAGGGACGCTAATACGTGGCTTAAGCTTGTATTCAACAGTATAGTGAACGCAACTGGAATGGCGTCAACCCATATAGGCCTACTATATGAAACTTCAGGCCTAAGCTCGATTTTAACCTACACGCAGCCCTTATTCGTATTCTGCTTGGCAGCATTATTTCTGAACGAAAAAATCACCATGGTCAGGGTACTGGGCGCAGCTCTCGGCTTCCTTGGCGTAGTGATAATATATGTGGAGCGTGTCAGCCAAATAACTCTATCGAGCGCGACACTATTTCTTATTGCAGGCGCCTTCCTCTGGGCGGTTACAACGATTTACTACAAAAAATTTTTAACGCATGTTAACCCGGAAATCGTAAACGTTGTTCAATTTCCTATAGGAACAGTTTTCCTCATAACCGTTACGTCAATGCTAGATAAATTAACCTTCAGCGTGGACATAACATATATTCTCTCAATACTGTACATAGCTATTCTCGGATCAGCGGTGGCATCCACAATATGGCTAGCCCTTATAAGAATCGAAGAGGCGACAATAGTCTCCACATCAAGTCTAGCAGTGCCAGCAGCGGCGCTCTTCTTCGGCTGGATTTTTCTGAAAGAACCCGTTAGGCCTTCTTTACTCTTAGGTTTCGCGCTTATATTAACTGGCATTTATCTTGTAAACAAACATTAA